Proteins encoded by one window of Acetivibrio thermocellus ATCC 27405:
- a CDS encoding glycosyltransferase family 39 protein encodes MKFKIPKLDYKSIIIWSVILIAGFWYLTRGISHETLWYDESYSAAIINHSIPDIIRITANDSHPPLYFIMLKIFSSVFGRTESALRLFSVLGLLALATLGAGPVRRVFGKFMGMMYSFCVIAVPISLSIGQETRMYTWAAFFVTAGALYGYLALQENKRSDWIKFGLATLASAFTHYYALLAVTVLNVLLFVWLLLRFITTKDKKKFTSYLITAGAVVLCYFPWIFILFGQAKKVSKSFWIPPVTKDVIWYTLQYPFAAKFWTFRFSRVCFICAVVLILWGLIFSVIKRKKQGLMSLLAVLIYTLTLVSAIVLSNVIRPLLVERYIFPVVGLFVLAFAYGISMLNSKGASIFVCVALLAVSISQNQLIIEKRFNGPMKEVCSYINSQNITPEDVFIHTDEHTFGTFCYYYPNNKHYLYLPPDFDGYSGYDAFSPAGSYGSDIKEFIDGREKIWFVEREGSDMSKQGSKLLDKHILQSRGMILKFNLYPHSFYAVTLRRVVPGNALKD; translated from the coding sequence ATGAAGTTCAAGATTCCCAAATTGGACTACAAATCTATTATCATCTGGTCCGTTATTCTAATCGCAGGTTTTTGGTATCTAACGAGAGGAATCAGTCATGAAACTCTCTGGTACGATGAATCTTATTCGGCCGCCATTATCAACCATTCAATACCTGATATAATCAGAATTACTGCAAACGACAGTCACCCGCCTTTATATTTTATAATGCTCAAAATTTTCAGTTCTGTGTTTGGACGCACTGAATCGGCACTAAGACTTTTTTCGGTATTGGGATTGCTGGCTTTGGCAACTCTTGGCGCAGGTCCGGTAAGACGGGTGTTTGGCAAATTCATGGGTATGATGTATTCATTCTGTGTAATTGCCGTCCCCATAAGCCTGTCAATAGGCCAGGAAACAAGGATGTACACATGGGCGGCTTTTTTTGTCACAGCCGGCGCTTTGTACGGATATCTTGCATTGCAGGAAAACAAAAGGTCCGATTGGATTAAGTTTGGACTGGCCACCCTGGCATCCGCTTTTACTCATTATTACGCACTGCTTGCCGTTACTGTTTTAAATGTACTGCTCTTTGTCTGGCTGCTTTTAAGATTCATAACCACCAAAGATAAAAAGAAGTTTACAAGTTACTTAATTACTGCAGGAGCTGTAGTACTGTGCTATTTTCCGTGGATTTTTATATTATTCGGTCAAGCAAAAAAGGTTTCCAAATCTTTCTGGATACCGCCCGTCACGAAAGATGTCATCTGGTATACTTTACAGTATCCCTTTGCAGCCAAGTTCTGGACATTTAGATTCTCAAGAGTATGTTTTATCTGTGCAGTCGTACTCATACTATGGGGATTGATATTCTCGGTAATAAAACGCAAAAAGCAAGGGTTAATGTCTTTGCTTGCAGTGTTGATATATACTTTGACCCTGGTAAGTGCAATTGTTCTTTCCAATGTAATAAGGCCTCTTTTGGTGGAAAGATACATATTCCCGGTTGTCGGACTGTTTGTTCTGGCCTTTGCATACGGAATATCCATGCTCAACAGCAAAGGTGCTTCAATATTCGTTTGCGTGGCATTATTGGCCGTTTCAATTTCGCAAAACCAGTTGATTATCGAGAAAAGATTTAACGGTCCGATGAAAGAAGTATGCAGTTATATCAATAGCCAGAATATAACTCCGGAAGACGTTTTTATTCACACAGATGAACATACATTTGGAACATTTTGTTATTATTATCCCAACAACAAGCATTATCTTTACCTTCCTCCCGACTTCGACGGATACAGCGGATATGATGCTTTTTCACCTGCCGGCTCCTACGGTTCGGACATCAAAGAATTTATAGACGGCCGGGAAAAAATATGGTTTGTGGAACGTGAAGGATCCGACATGAGTAAACAAGGGTCCAAATTGCTCGATAAACATATTTTGCAAAGCAGAGGCATGATTCTTAAGTTCAACCTTTACCCGCATTCTTTCTACGCTGTTACTTTAAGGAGGGTTGTTCCCGGAAATGCATTAAAAGATTAA
- a CDS encoding DUF2281 domain-containing protein, protein MSLVEKLINDFEQLSEEKKKEVIHFVEFLKLKERKEKK, encoded by the coding sequence ATGAGTTTGGTAGAGAAACTTATTAATGATTTTGAACAACTATCAGAAGAAAAGAAGAAAGAAGTAATTCATTTTGTAGAGTTTTTAAAATTAAAAGAAAGAAAAGAGAAAAAATAG
- a CDS encoding GNAT family N-acetyltransferase encodes MDTLKIITDRLIITEFNVSMAEIVHENIGYVQAVPIGDEWEVGYHIASKYTGNGYATEAVKAFVPLIMKRLNIKRIWGICRGDNIASCRVLEKCSFSLKEKCFGDYKGQNQEIYKYVYEM; translated from the coding sequence ATGGATACATTAAAAATAATAACAGATAGGTTGATAATTACTGAATTTAATGTGAGTATGGCTGAAATTGTCCATGAGAATATAGGTTATGTGCAGGCAGTTCCAATTGGTGATGAATGGGAAGTGGGATATCATATTGCGTCAAAATATACGGGTAATGGTTATGCAACAGAAGCGGTAAAGGCTTTTGTGCCGCTGATAATGAAGCGGCTTAATATTAAACGTATTTGGGGAATTTGCCGTGGAGATAATATTGCTTCCTGCAGGGTTTTGGAAAAGTGTTCCTTCAGTTTAAAAGAAAAGTGTTTTGGGGATTACAAGGGGCAAAATCAAGAAATATATAAATATGTTTATGAAATGTAA
- a CDS encoding TrpB-like pyridoxal phosphate-dependent enzyme — MSKKDVTKVVLDESDIPKQWYNILADMPNKPAPYFSSKTGKPVTLDELQAIFPMELIQQENSQERWIDIPEEVREMYRQWRPSPLYRARALEKHLGTPARIYYKYEGTNATGSHKLNTSLPQAYYNKIAGIKRLSTETGAGQWGSALSLACNHFGLECTVYMVKVSYEQKPYRRSFMKTFGAQVYASPTNLTSSGRAILEKDPDCTGSLGIAISEAVEDAATHDDTNYALGSVLNHVCLHQTIIGLEAKKQLEYLDEYPDVVFACCGGGSNFAGIAFPFLMDKFKGTKVRAVAVEPTACPTLTKGVYAYDYSDTGKIGPLAKMYTVGHDFVPAGIHAGGLRYHGVSPIVSQLYEDKLIEAKAYGQSSVFEAAVIFARTEGIVPAPESSHAIRAAIDEALLCKESGEAKVILFNLSGHGYFDMAAYDNYFSGKLSDVDYSEEEIARSMKNLPKVD, encoded by the coding sequence ATGAGTAAAAAAGATGTAACCAAGGTAGTTTTAGATGAGTCGGATATTCCAAAGCAATGGTACAATATTTTGGCAGACATGCCCAACAAGCCCGCACCTTACTTCAGCTCAAAAACCGGCAAACCGGTTACGTTGGACGAACTTCAGGCAATTTTCCCGATGGAACTGATTCAACAGGAAAATTCCCAGGAGAGATGGATTGACATTCCGGAAGAAGTAAGAGAAATGTACCGTCAATGGAGACCGAGTCCGTTGTACAGGGCTAGGGCTCTGGAAAAGCATTTGGGGACTCCTGCCAGAATCTATTACAAATATGAAGGAACGAACGCAACCGGAAGCCACAAGCTTAACACTTCATTGCCGCAGGCTTATTACAACAAGATTGCCGGCATAAAAAGACTTTCAACGGAGACCGGCGCAGGACAGTGGGGAAGTGCACTGAGCCTTGCATGCAATCATTTCGGACTTGAGTGTACGGTTTACATGGTTAAGGTAAGTTATGAGCAAAAGCCCTACAGACGTTCTTTCATGAAAACTTTCGGAGCCCAGGTGTATGCAAGTCCTACCAATCTTACAAGCAGCGGCAGGGCGATTTTGGAAAAAGATCCTGATTGTACCGGAAGTCTCGGTATTGCGATAAGTGAAGCTGTTGAAGATGCGGCTACGCACGATGATACCAATTATGCCTTGGGAAGTGTTTTAAATCACGTATGTTTGCATCAGACCATTATCGGTCTTGAGGCCAAGAAGCAGTTGGAATATCTGGATGAATACCCTGATGTGGTCTTTGCCTGCTGCGGCGGAGGATCAAACTTTGCCGGAATAGCTTTTCCGTTCCTGATGGACAAGTTTAAGGGAACAAAAGTGAGAGCAGTGGCTGTTGAACCGACTGCATGCCCCACTCTCACAAAAGGTGTGTATGCTTATGATTATTCCGACACGGGAAAGATCGGTCCGTTGGCAAAGATGTATACGGTTGGTCATGACTTTGTACCTGCCGGTATCCATGCAGGCGGGTTGAGATATCACGGAGTTTCACCAATAGTCAGCCAGCTTTATGAGGATAAGTTGATTGAAGCAAAAGCTTACGGACAGAGTTCGGTTTTTGAAGCGGCTGTTATTTTTGCAAGAACGGAAGGAATTGTTCCCGCTCCTGAGTCTTCCCATGCAATAAGGGCTGCTATTGACGAAGCCCTGTTGTGCAAAGAATCGGGAGAGGCGAAAGTTATTCTGTTTAATTTGAGTGGACACGGATATTTTGACATGGCCGCTTATGACAACTACTTTAGCGGAAAACTTAGTGACGTGGATTATTCGGAAGAGGAAATTGCAAGAAGTATGAAAAATTTGCCAAAGGTTGACTAA